A part of Oncorhynchus gorbuscha isolate QuinsamMale2020 ecotype Even-year linkage group LG09, OgorEven_v1.0, whole genome shotgun sequence genomic DNA contains:
- the LOC124044453 gene encoding putative protein TPRXL, whose product MHQASSYPHPAFSSPHPAFSSPHPASSSPHPASSSPHPAFSSPHPASSSPQPASSSPHPAYSSPHPASSSPHPAFSSPHPASSSPHPASSSPNPAISSPHQASSSPHQASSSPHPASSSPHPAFSSPHPASSSPHPASSSPHPAISSPHQASSSPHPASSSPHPASSSPHPTSSSPHPASSSPHPASSSPHQASSVPSQSGTSCASSPHPASSSPHPVFSAPPQSPS is encoded by the coding sequence atgcaccaggcctccagctACCCACACCCGGCCTTCAGCTCCCCACACCCGGCCTTCAGCTCCCCACACCCGGCCTCCAGCTCCCCACACCCGGCCTCCAGCTCCCCACACCCGGCCTTCAGCTCCCCACACCCGGCTTCCAGCTCCCCACAACCGGCCTCCAGCTCCCCACACCCGGCCTACAGCTCCCCACACCCGGCCTCCAGCTCCCCACACCCGGCCTTCAGCTCCCCACACCCGGCCTCCAGCTCCCCACACCCGGCCTCCAGCTCCCCAAACCCGGCCATCAGCTCCCCACACCAGGCCTCCAGTTCCCCACACCAGGCCTCCAGCTCCCCACACCCGGCCTCCAGTTCCCCACACCCGGCCTTCAGCTCCCCACACCCGGCCTCCAGCTCCCCACACCCGGCCTCCAGCTCCCCACACCCGGCCATCAGCTCCCCACACCAGGCCTCCAGTTCCCCACACCCGGCCTCCAGCTCCCCACACCCGGCCTCCAGCTCCCCACACCCGACCTCCAGCTCCCCACACCCGGCCTCCAGCTCCCCACACCCAGCCTCCAGCTCCccacaccaggcctccagtgtgccttCCCAGtctggtacgtcctgtgccagctccccacACCCGGCCTCCAGCTCCCCACACCCGGTCttcagtgcgcctccccagtcccCCTCCTAG